The following nucleotide sequence is from Salvia miltiorrhiza cultivar Shanhuang (shh) chromosome 7, IMPLAD_Smil_shh, whole genome shotgun sequence.
ataatataatttgatttttgattttgttcaattttaaaaaagtcAATCCAAATCGAACTGAAaaactaatttatttttaaaaataaaaccaaatcaaacaaaaaaaaaactaattgcatcaaaatacctgactttattccaaaatttgattttttggcAATAGTTTTATttcaacgagctttcaatttgttgcaatgtccgtccggagtaatttttctatcaaattaaatctgagttggcagccagaatgccaacgtggcatcagaaatgccaaatcatACTCACCCTCCCCCacccacgtcaccctctctctctctcttccccctgcGCAGACCCCTCCCCCTCCTCCACCCCAGCGTTGCCGCGTCTTTTCCAACCAGCGAACCCTCCCCCTTCTCCACCGCCACTTTCTCCAGCCGGCGAACAGGCGAGAGAGATCTCGAGAAGGGCATCAAAGCAGAGCACTAATAGCTGTCTCCGTCGCCGCGTGCGCCGGCGTTGGTGGTGCCAAACTCCAACAAAGACGGGGagagggggaagagagagaatgACGTGGGAGGGGAAGCGGCGACGCCGCCCTCAACAAATCCTCGctaatcctctctctctctctcttcgaacAGAACCGTACACAAACAGCCACATCTCATCTCTCCACCCCCCTCCGTCCTTGCCTGGGTAGCAGCGGAACCATCGCCTCCGAGCTCAGCCTCCCTCATCCtttcgactctctctctctctatcatcAGCCGTCGCCGCTCGTATTTCAAGCGGTGGCGCCGCCCTCTGCAAATctggcatttctgatgccacgttggTGGGGGAtggtgggtgtgatttggcatttctgatgccacgttggcattccggctgcaaactcagatttaatttggccgaaaaattactccggacggacattgcgacaaaattgaaagctcgttgaaatttttgcaacaattaaaaagattgtcaaaaaaccaaattttggaatAAGGTCATGTATTTTGTTGCAATTAATCCAAAAAACTAATAGTATTTTAATATTTCAATTTGGATCAGTCTGGTTATTCGATTTCAGATATTTTGCTCACACctaaaaatacattaaaaattgtataaattagtttatagtaaaattaataatttattaatttatagaatattttcttaatttcaaaaatttctcACTCCATCCACGATATTGTTTCCACTTTTGCCATTTTGATCTGTCCACAATATCATTTCCACTTCTATTTATAGTAGTGAGGTCCACAAACTCTATTCACAATAATAGTGAGACCCAAACTTCACTCAGAGCCccaccactttattaaaactcgtgccgtccacaaagtggaaatgataccgtggacggagggagtataattttcaaTCAAATTATAATGTGTAAAAAATGGtagataatattttaatttatttaaattaaacaaagtcatgcatatttaataaaataaattcatgcATCTACAAATTCAatgtaaataattaaatatatattcatgTGTCCACCTGATGCattgtaattaattaaatatattcataATACATTGtaactaaattttaatttcaggaaaatcaaatgataatatatttatattttaataagtttCCATCATActcataattataatatataaaaattattaatttatactatTAACGAGatctatatatttattaagGGATTATTcaaaaagtttttattttatgatatgATTTTTTGAACTAGCCCAAACTGGAATTTGAAGAAATTTATTACttagagaatttattaatttaaaaaatattactattataaaatagttttattgtatattgagtaattttatcaaaattaGCTTTTTGTATCCTAATTCCCAAGTCCCAACAAACTAACGAAGACACGCATATCCTCTCATTTACTCTtttaagtaaattttttttggaaacTTACTCTTTTAAGTATTTGCTACACAAgtacttttttatatatataaattaacattattaaataaagaaattaaaaaatcgCTTCACAAGAACTCGGAATCTAAAATCTTTAGTCTTAGGCATTAACCACGCACACCTGCTACACAAATACTTTGTTCTTATACTTATTTGTCATTACCCACCAATAATTTATTAGACTTTGGATGTTGACTTTATCTTTAGATCACACATAATCTAGACCATCAACATATTCAATTCGTATATCTCTTCTAATTATTTATCATGCTACAACTATTCAAAATGCttacatttcaatttatttaaatcGTATAGCTGGATTTTATTTTCTAGGGTGTAGCCAGATTAAGATATATGTTgcaaaaaatcataattaaattcaTATCTTATTTGAAAATCTACATAATTCAATCGTCACCATTTTCTTCGATTTCCTTGAAATTACACCATCCAATTCATATCTTATATGAAAATCGATGTTACATCATTCAATCTCCACTATCCATTATGATTTCCTTTGAGtgtgtattcttttttattgataaaattaccataagaaaataagaaataacaaaatatcTCGATTtaaattccttttttttatcaacCAAGAACACACACTAAATCTACATCATCTAATCTATATCTTATATGACACCATTCAATAGCACACTGTCATATAAGATATAGATTACCGGTCAGACGATAGCACATGTCTCCCCCAACTTACGTTACGTTGTGTTTTCAATCAATCAAGCTTGTACATGTTTTTTTAGGTAGATGAGAATTATTATTTGTCACTACTTTCCGAAATTCATCAAATTCTCTATTATAATAGAattgtatttatatatactccctccgtcccactatacgtgagacctttttttttacacggaaattaaaaaaagtgtattttatttgtaggtgaaaaagtgaaaatgtgtttaaagggtaaaatctttaccaaaaaaggaaagagtctcacttacagtgggacgccttaaatagaaagagtctcagatacaatgggacggagggagtatataataagaTAGTTCTAGATTTTAGATGAATTTCCGAAAAGAAAAActatagaaaaagaagaaattacTAAAATCAAAATGACTGAAATTTGGGAGCTAGGATTTCTGTTTCAACTAGTTAAATTGAATAATTTGATATTTCCAATTAATATATATGAGGTTCTAAACTATTCTGATCGCATAACGATGAAAATTTTCGTTAATAAACTCAAAAAAATCGAGCAGTAAAATGAGACACCGACAGACTTACGTCAAACTTTACCCAACGCTAACATACGCGTCAGTAAATTAATCACCGACGAATTTTTACGACCGCCGGTAATTATCGACGGCCCTAGTCCTCAAGACCAACAATGTTAACATAAACACTAGCAGATTCCGAAGGGGTGATCGAGAGTCATGATGATGCAAATTCTCTTCCACTCatctaataataaaatattaattagtaACAATTTAAAACGGTGCAAAGATACACACAAACTCTAATATTAGAATGTGTAATCGGACAGAGTGTCTTATTAGAATTTGTGTATATATCTGCACCGTACAAACATTCGCATAAGAGACCTCCTCGTTAACAAAAAAGAATCTCACactaggaaaaaaaataatctaaaacATTTAAATTATAGATCTTCTCAATAATTATcacttttgttttctattttacagaatatatataatttattgcTTAAGTTTCATTTCTGTTTTACGACGGATCGAATCGTCCTCAATACCAACAATGTTAACAGGGACGGATCTAAAGGCCAGGCACCCCAGGCCGTCGcccggtcaatttttttttttgttacctataaatgtatgattttaaattttttttttatctatatatgttaATCTCGTCCGGTCATAATTgtgtcatttcaaataattattcaagattcaactcgttttctttattaaaattttagggttaaggtgcagataggaccctcaagtggaggcccttagagcgtttcagtccccttactaactgtgtgtgcagattggccctcgaactcaaaaaaatggtgcagatcgccccctctgacttaacaccgttatggacCGTTAGTCAGAGgaggcgatctgcaccgtttttttggagttcaggggctaatctgcacattttccctttttggagttcgggggctaatctgcacaccgttcattaaaaaaaatcacatctcatcttctccgaccaacttttccggcgtcaatcaccgtcagatgaggaaaatcacgaaatcaagttcccaagccccaaatcgggaattccaaatcggcgtcattgctcccgGCCAAATCGGCGCCGTCCGCcagcctcgccggagcttgaatcagcgacaacgacgatcaaattttgagcgagagatatgaattaattaaaaagttaaaaggtgcagattagcccctgaactccgaaaaaacggtgcagatcgcccccttgactaacggcccataacggtgttaagtcagaggggccgatctgcaccgtttttttgagttcgggggccaatttgcacacacagttagtaagaggactgaaacgctctaagggcctccacttgaggggcctatctgcaccttaacccaaaATTTTATTAAGATCATCCGGTGAAATCTCGCCCGGTCATTATTAAATTTCTAGATCCGTCCCTGAATGTTAACATCTAGCAGACCCCAAAAAGTTGATCGAGAGTCTTGACGATGCAAATTCTCTTCTTCTACTCATCTAATACTAATAAAATACTCCATcagtccacgaaagaacttcctatctttcctttttgggacgtccacaaaagaacttcctacctatttttggactataccccaccacttataatcctcttacttttcacttttcacaactctcaatattaattataacacattttcaccactcccaatacactcaactaccttttatccactctcaatacactcaacaatattttttcttaaaacctgtgtcactccctcctaagaagttctttcatggacggagggagtattaattagtaaCAATTTAAAACGGTACACACAACTCTAATATTAAAATGTGTAATAGGATAGAGTGTCTTATTGAAATTTGTGTATATATCCGCACCTTACAAACATTCGCATAAGAAACCTCCTCGTTAACAAAAAAGAATCTCACCCTAGAAAAAGAATAACCTAAAATATTTAAACAACAGATCTTCTCAATAATTATTATCtcttttgttttctattttacaggatatatataatttatttcttaagtttcatttctcttttttcttctttgttaTGGTGCTcttataagtatatatattttaccTAAACTTTATATGCGTGTTGTGGACAAAATCATGTCAAACGATAAAATACCATAATAAAACAAAAGCATATACTTCCAtggtatatataaatattatgaaaaatattgtcattgtttccgaaaaataaatataaaaccCTTATTTGCTGTGATATATGTTCGGATATAAGGTGTCACCAATATAACGAATAAAATAATTAACCACTCACGCACATGCCAATGTTTGTTGTTTAAGGAATCAAATAAAAGGGTATAAACATATGAACATGCAAGCCTTTTCTGGGTTGGAAAATTTGCaccttgaaaaagaaaaaagaaaaaaatgctGACGTAATGGCCGATTGGGAAAAAGAGAGATTTCTACGACTTTACACGTCGTGATGatatatgatttaaaaaaaaaaattgccactATTTAATCTTTGTATACATAACATGATAAGCCTCTTTAGCGTCCCTACAAAGTCGTGACTTACATGTTAAGCAACACTTTGAATTCTCatcttatttctattttattatttatttcatgtATTTTAGAATTGGGGGTCGTATTTGTATTGTGCTTGGCCCAACTAACTAACTTTTTCTGGTCCAACCAATTCTCATCACTCTTTGATGTAAGTATACAAAAACATATGTACCTAATAACATACCACATGTGCATTATGCCACTTTTGCATGGTTTGGACGTTGCTAGCCAGCCGAAAGTAGTTAggttttttttcatttttttttcagagCAGTTAGGATTCTTTTTTAATCTACACAAATGTCGAATTTAATACAGCATCGTTAGTTGttaatatatgcatatatacatAGTGAAATACGAGACATGCGATGAACATAGAAGACTCGCGTATTTCAAACCATAACTTTATTCATCCGTCACAATTGAATTTCCACAAAAATTTGGGTACAGCCAAGTTGTgccgtacaatcgggttgacccACACATCCAGACCATGACTCGCATCTTGACTTGAACCCGCATCCTAACCCAAATCATATAAATGACAATATTCGGTTATACcatataattgacactattcgattatataaatgcactgtaacattttaaaatgttatagtgtcatttaaaatattatagtgtcatttacaatcttatagtgtcaattacatgaagtatcatttatatgtcaattatacacagtatcatttacaatgttatagtttCATTTAtatgcagtgtcatttgtatcaCAGAATAGCGTCAGTTACatgcaatgtcatttgtataaccaaataatgtcatttacacgatttggatcAGAAAGCTGATTCGGATCAGGatgcggatctggatctaagtGCAAATCAACTTAATTATACGGTACATCCGGTTGTACCCAAAACAACCTATTTAATTTTTGGGCAACTCAGTTAcagagaattaaaataaaataaaattgccAACTTTTACGTATATTGGGAGTGTGTCTCTTGTTATGGTAATCACGTCGGTAGATTCctcaatatattaaaaaatacaattaCACTTGGCAAGTCAATTCACGTCGGTAGATTCctcaatatatttataaaaaaaatgcgaTTACACTGAGCTACAAGGCTCGTGGTAGATCGTAATGTTCATTCTTTTTCCAAATCTTATCAAAATTCCTTTTATGCAAATTGGGGAAGTCTCCTAAATTTGGTGGGTGCATTAATTTGAAGATGGTGGGATGGTGGCATCAGAAAGGGGGCTAAGCCAGCTCAAAAGGTGTTGCTTACACACTCACATTTCCAAAAAAATTCAACATGTTTGGTCTCTTGAAAAAATTAATACAGCTAATTCCTAACTTGGTGTGCACTTTTTCACAAATGTGAAATGTGTCAATTTCAGACATGAGCCCTTTATATTGAAAGGATTAACAAAAAATGATATTTATCTAATCTAATCACTTAAAAGAAGCAAAGAAAGCAAGCTGAGAAACCAACTTTAtcagaaaaatgaaaagaaaagaaaagggtgATATCTTCCCACCTTTAGCATTTGATGATACAAAGCTGACTCATGCTGCTAAAAAGTAGAGATTAAACAACTGCTCTTGATCTGTTATATATTGTGGCAAAGACATGCTCGTACCAGAACAAGCTTCAGGCAAGGGACAAGTTTTCAGAGACGAACATTCTAAAGCATTTGGTTGGTTTGCAAGCAATGGAAGTGAAGCATATGAGAACGAGATATGGGAAGACGAGTATGCTTAAGGAACATGCTATTGGGGCTCCGATCAGCTCAGCAAAGTACGCATTCGTGTATAAGAACAGTTTGAAGGAACTTTTACCTGATCCTGCTGCACAGTACCAACTGCTGCCTTCTCCAGCCAATCATTATTCCAAGATAAGAACTGGTAAGCGCTTCATTCTTGATCAATCCTGATAAAAAAATCACAGTTAAAGATATAAGTCTGAATCTGAAACTTTGATGACATTGCAGATAGAGGAAATTCAGTGATTGCCAAGATGATCAAACTTGGCAAAGCCATGGATGTCATTGCTCAGGGAATCAGAGAACATGGTATGCACTAAAAGAAGTTCAATGAGTAGATGTTCACCTATTATCACATTTCCATTTTTTCTGATATAGAAATATGTTAATGATTCCTGCAGTGAGACTAGGGCCAAAGTTAAGTGAAACAGTTAAAGGAAAACTGAGTTTAGGCGCGAGGATCCTCCAGGTGGGTGGAGTCGAGAAAGTATTCAAGCAGAAATTCAACGTTACCGATGATGAGAAACTGTTGAAGGCTTCTCAATGCTATCTATCAACAACAGCAGGACCAATAGCAGGACTCCTCTTTGTTTCCACTGAAAGAGTCGCCTTCTGCAGTGAGAGATCCATCAGAATCTCGTCTCCAAATGGAAAGCTGCTAAAAGCACATTACAAGGTAAGATCATCACTTCTATATTTCCAACTCAATACGTTTACATTTCAGCCAAAAAACATGGTGCAAATAAAACTATATGTGCAGGTCATGATCCCCCTAAGGAAACTAAAGAGAGCCCACGAAAGTGAGAATGCGAAGAAACCAGCAGAGAAATACGTGCATCTAGTAACAGGGGACAATTTCGATTTCTGGTTCATGGGATTTCTCAACCATCAAAGAACATTAAAGTATCTCCAACAAGTAATCCACCAAGCAAGATGAGACTCAAGACACAAGGATTCATAGCATATGATCTTTTTGCTTTTAACCTAGTATTGTTGTTTCTTCTTTCTACCCCTCCTCTTAGGAAGTGTAGAGATGTTAATCAGAGCTATACTCTCTATCCTGTACAATTTTGTGAAAATATTTAATCTAGTAGCAGTGATCAAATTCACTTCTTGTGAAGGATTAAAACTCAGTTCAATCTTTCTCTAAATGTATACTCATCTTCTGGAGCAAAATCAAATGCACTGACTAAAAACATCAATAGCAAGACTATGAAGATTTTACACAGAAGTATTGCATACTTACTGCACTCGGCCAATTCTTTCTAAGGAGGGGAATCTAAATGTACAGCATAGAACACACATGTCGGCCACAACACCAAGAAATATCAGGAAGTACCTATGGATGCAAAAAGAAACACTTTGCATGAACATTATAAATGAGATTCTGCAGAAGGTGACATAGTACAGATATCTCCCTTGCACACCTAAACTACAAAATGTAAAGCTTTCGTTGTTCTCCAGAAAAATCTTAGAATTCTCTGAATAAATTTAAAGTAATATAATAACAAGAATTTAAAAGACAGGAGCACAAATAATAAACAGAATGTCACACATAATAATAGCATTGTTTTACAATCATGTTGCGGCTGTTAAGGCCCTCATTTGCACCCGGGGAATACCTAAGAGTAGATTGACATAGAAGAAGCCCTTTATGCCAATTTACAAATTAAGAAATCATTAGACAATTGTACAAAACATGGTGGTGTCTGCTTAAAGAAATGTACAATCAATGGAAGGTATCtacttcataatataataaaactATCAAGGAAACAAGGGTAGCAATTGTAATATACATCTGCAGTGACAGACTTGTTTCGGGAACTCAGCTATGCATAAGAATCCCTCTGATCAAGTGGGCACTGCACGCGGGCTCAAGATTCTCCACCCCTTCAGGTGGACAAAGATGAACCCAAAATCCAGAAATCGCAACCGCACCAAGACATTTAGTAATATTCTCAGCATAGGACATCTGGCTCCGACAAGCTCCCAGAAAAATTGACCTTGCATCCTACTGGAAACTGCAATCCAGCCTCCTGGCATCTTACTTCAGTTACATGGGGGCACGAACGCACATCAAGATATTCAAGAGCTTCGCAAGACTTCAAGAGCTTCCTGATTCCATCTACTGTAATTTTGGGACAATTACTTACCCTCAAAATTTTTAAACTCAACTTAGAACCATCATTTCCCAATCCCTGAAAAGCAGCATCAGTGACCTCCTCACAGCATCCAACATCAAGAACCTCAAGCTTCCTGCAGAAGAAAAATATGCATTCTAAGGAAGCGTCTGAGACATTTAAACACCAATCCATTCGGAGATTCTTGAGACTGTCGTGACATGCAGAAGCAAACTGCTTTATGGATTCATCAGATAATTCTCGACAACCACCAATAATTAATGTCTCTAGATTTTTGCAGTGTTTGGCCAGGGAGATTATGGACTCATCCCCAATCTTGTAGCAATCAAGTAATTTCAGAGTTAGCAGTGAAGAAGAACAAGCTTTTGATATACTAGATATGCCAATATCCCCGATATTACTGCACTTATTGAGATCTAATTGTTTCAATCTCTTGCAACCCTTGACAAGAACAGTGAGACCCGAGTCAGTTATATTAGAGCATCCTTGCAAACTTAACTCTTCTAAATTACGACAGTTCATCGAAAGAGCACTTAATAAGGCATCTGTGACAAATCTGCAACCCACGACATACAAGGCTCTCAGGTCGCAGCAACCCCTTGCTATAGATGAGAGCCCCTTATCAGTTAGCTTTCTGCAATAGGATACATCTAAGAACTGCAAAGAAGGAATCCCAGATGCAAGTGATGCCAATCCCTTATCTGTTATGCCTGTTGAACAGAAAAAATTTCATGTAATCTGTTATCCTTCCATCATAAGCCAGCT
It contains:
- the LOC130993242 gene encoding putative GEM-like protein 8 isoform X1; the protein is MEVKHMRTRYGKTSMLKEHAIGAPISSAKYAFVYKNSLKELLPDPAAQYQLLPSPANHYSKIRTDRGNSVIAKMIKLGKAMDVIAQGIREHVRLGPKLSETVKGKLSLGARILQVGGVEKVFKQKFNVTDDEKLLKASQCYLSTTAGPIAGLLFVSTERVAFCSERSIRISSPNGKLLKAHYKVRSSLLYFQLNTFTFQPKNMVQIKLYVQVMIPLRKLKRAHESENAKKPAEKYVHLVTGDNFDFWFMGFLNHQRTLKYLQQVIHQAR
- the LOC130993242 gene encoding putative GEM-like protein 8 isoform X2, with amino-acid sequence MEVKHMRTRYGKTSMLKEHAIGAPISSAKYAFVYKNSLKELLPDPAAQYQLLPSPANHYSKIRTDRGNSVIAKMIKLGKAMDVIAQGIREHVRLGPKLSETVKGKLSLGARILQVGGVEKVFKQKFNVTDDEKLLKASQCYLSTTAGPIAGLLFVSTERVAFCSERSIRISSPNGKLLKAHYKVMIPLRKLKRAHESENAKKPAEKYVHLVTGDNFDFWFMGFLNHQRTLKYLQQVIHQAR
- the LOC130993234 gene encoding F-box/LRR-repeat protein 4; translated protein: MAQPQDGINERLGDDELRAVLSKLQDDKDKELFGLVCKRWLHLQSIERRKLSARAGPHMLNRLAARFTRLRELDLSQSVSRSFYPGVTDSDLSVIAAAFSSLRLLNLQNCKGITDKGLASLASGIPSLQFLDVSYCRKLTDKGLSSIARGCCDLRALYVVGCRFVTDALLSALSMNCRNLEELSLQGCSNITDSGLTVLVKGCKRLKQLDLNKCSNIGDIGISSISKACSSSLLTLKLLDCYKIGDESIISLAKHCKNLETLIIGGCRELSDESIKQFASACHDSLKNLRMDWCLNVSDASLECIFFFCRKLEVLDVGCCEEVTDAAFQGLGNDGSKLSLKILRVSNCPKITVDGIRKLLKSCEALEYLDVRSCPHVTEVRCQEAGLQFPVGCKVNFSGSLSEPDVLC